CCGGGCGTCAACGGGGCCTTCGCCCGCGCACGATGCCGAAGATCAGCGACAGGATGAACAGGATCACGAAGATCACGAACAGGATCTGCGCGATGCCGGCGGACGCGGATGCGATCCCACCGAAACCGAACACGGCCGCGATGATCGCGATGATGAAGAAGAGCAGGGCCCAGCCCAACATGAGTTCGCCTCATTTCTGTTCTTGTACGTGGTCGTTCCCGGCGCCGAGGCCGGGTTTACCCGAGAGGTGGGGAGCCGCGGCGGCGGCCGCAGTGCCATCAATTGTCGCAGCGATCGCGGTGCGCCATCAGAGCGGGGCGTGCTGGCCCGGCACACCCCTGCCGATATCGACCCAGGCCGCGTTGATGGCCCTTATCCGGCCCATCGAGATCCGTTCGATATCGCGAACGGGCTCCAGATAATCGGCGTGATGGATGGTGTACTCGATCTCCCCGGCTTCGTTGCGCAGCGGCAGGCCGAAGGATTCGAGGCGGTCCCGGTCATGCTCCGATCCTTCCCTGCCCAGCACAGCGAGCAGGCCGCAGGGGTGACGGACGATTGTGAACAGGCGCTGCCGCGTGGCTTCGCGCTGGTCCGGGGGGATGAGCTCCAGATAGCTCTGTCCGGTCATTTCCCGGTCGAAGGTGGTGAAGAAGTCCGTGCCGGCGAGGCGGAACCGGATCGTCTCCGGCTCGGCGTATTGCAGGATCACGATGTTGGGCAG
The nucleotide sequence above comes from Minwuia thermotolerans. Encoded proteins:
- a CDS encoding DUF1328 domain-containing protein, producing the protein MLGWALLFFIIAIIAAVFGFGGIASASAGIAQILFVIFVILFILSLIFGIVRGRRPR
- a CDS encoding PAS domain-containing protein, whose translation is MGELTRSQVGRRREAVVSLPFRTAGSRILAGAWLDFAGDRIAPARRDIDPARLVKVLPNIVILQYAEPETIRFRLAGTDFFTTFDREMTGQSYLELIPPDQREATRQRLFTIVRHPCGLLAVLGREGSEHDRDRLESFGLPLRNEAGEIEYTIHHADYLEPVRDIERISMGRIRAINAAWVDIGRGVPGQHAPL